From the Alloalcanivorax dieselolei B5 genome, one window contains:
- the trhO gene encoding oxygen-dependent tRNA uridine(34) hydroxylase TrhO, with protein MNDVIVVAALYRFTRLDDYQNLREPLLACMTEAGVRGTLLLAREGINGTIAGSREGIDAVLAWLAADGRFQGLEYKESYTHEPPFLRTKVKLKKEIVTMGVEDLDPDAERGTYLEAEDWNRVIADPETLVIDTRNDYEYEVGTFAGAINPHTKAFREFPDYVRENLDPSRHKRVAMFCTGGIRCEKSTAYLRQQGFEEVYHLKGGILKYLEDVPKDESLWQGECFVFDERVTVDHDLQPGQYQQCHACRRPISDQDKLSPQYEPGVSCPRCYHESTADQKARFAERQRQIELSRQRGEAHLGQNPRESGSR; from the coding sequence ATGAACGATGTCATCGTGGTGGCGGCGTTGTACCGCTTTACCCGTCTCGACGATTACCAGAACCTGCGTGAGCCGTTGCTGGCGTGCATGACTGAGGCCGGCGTGCGCGGCACCCTGTTGCTGGCCCGTGAAGGCATCAACGGCACCATCGCCGGCAGCCGGGAAGGCATTGACGCGGTGCTGGCCTGGCTGGCGGCGGACGGTCGCTTTCAGGGGTTGGAGTACAAGGAATCCTACACCCACGAACCGCCGTTCCTGCGCACCAAGGTGAAACTCAAGAAAGAGATCGTCACCATGGGCGTGGAGGACCTGGACCCCGACGCCGAACGCGGCACTTACCTGGAGGCGGAGGACTGGAACCGGGTGATCGCCGACCCGGAAACCCTGGTTATCGACACCCGCAACGACTACGAGTACGAAGTGGGCACCTTCGCCGGCGCGATCAATCCGCACACCAAGGCGTTCCGTGAGTTTCCGGATTATGTGCGCGAGAATCTGGATCCGTCCCGCCACAAACGGGTGGCGATGTTCTGCACCGGCGGCATCCGCTGTGAAAAATCCACCGCCTATTTGCGCCAGCAGGGGTTCGAGGAGGTTTATCACCTCAAAGGCGGGATCCTCAAATACCTGGAAGACGTGCCCAAGGACGAGTCATTGTGGCAGGGCGAGTGCTTCGTGTTCGATGAGCGGGTTACCGTCGATCACGACCTCCAACCCGGCCAGTATCAGCAGTGCCACGCCTGCCGCCGGCCGATTTCCGATCAGGATAAGCTGTCCCCGCAGTACGAGCCGGGCGTGTCCTGCCCGCGTTGCTACCACGAGTCCACGGCGGATCAGAAGGCCCGCTTCGCCGAGCGGCAGCGCCAGATCGAACTGTCCCGTCAGCGCGGCGAGGCCCACCTCGGACAAAACCCCCGGGAGTCCGGATCACGTTAA
- the modC gene encoding molybdenum ABC transporter ATP-binding protein, which produces MSLCLDIALRRGAFELSVQGTLPERGVTILFGESGAGKSSLLRAVAGLEPCQGRIKFDGERWQGSAGTLPAHRRPVGLMLQKPTLFPHLDVIGNLRYAARRAPVPAQRWEEVLELLSLAPLLSRRVQGLSGGEASRVALGRALLSAPRLLLLDEPLAALDQARRQALMEVIGRVAKTIPVLYVSHHLDEVLTLGEHLWWLRDGALAAQGEVNDVLAGPGSPLAEHRDAAVVLRTRHLRYEQDHHLLVLALGACEVRVPASGPGGDTPRLRVAARDVSLTLSPALDSSVLNILPAVVDEVRSLPQGQCLVRLRCEQQWLLARLSSYSRDRLGLAPGSRVHAQIKAAALV; this is translated from the coding sequence ATGAGTCTGTGCCTGGATATCGCCCTCCGTCGCGGCGCTTTTGAGCTTTCGGTGCAGGGGACATTGCCGGAACGGGGCGTGACCATCCTGTTCGGTGAGTCCGGGGCCGGCAAAAGCAGTCTGCTGCGGGCGGTGGCGGGTCTTGAGCCTTGTCAGGGACGCATTAAATTCGACGGCGAACGTTGGCAGGGTTCTGCCGGAACGTTGCCGGCCCATCGCCGGCCGGTGGGGCTGATGCTGCAGAAACCGACGTTGTTTCCCCATCTGGATGTGATCGGCAATCTCCGCTATGCCGCGCGGCGGGCGCCGGTGCCGGCACAACGTTGGGAAGAAGTGCTGGAGTTGCTGTCATTGGCGCCGTTACTGTCGCGCCGGGTGCAGGGACTTTCCGGTGGCGAGGCCAGTCGGGTGGCGCTGGGGCGGGCCTTGTTGAGCGCGCCGCGACTGTTGCTGCTGGATGAGCCGCTGGCGGCCCTGGATCAGGCCCGACGCCAGGCGCTGATGGAGGTGATCGGCCGGGTGGCGAAGACCATTCCGGTGTTGTATGTCAGCCATCATCTGGATGAGGTGCTGACCCTGGGAGAGCACCTTTGGTGGTTGCGTGACGGCGCCCTGGCGGCGCAAGGCGAGGTCAACGATGTGCTGGCCGGCCCCGGGTCTCCGCTGGCGGAACATCGGGACGCGGCGGTGGTACTGCGCACCCGCCATCTGCGTTATGAGCAGGATCATCATTTGCTGGTGCTGGCCCTGGGCGCCTGTGAGGTGAGGGTGCCGGCCTCCGGGCCCGGCGGTGACACGCCGCGTCTGCGGGTGGCGGCGCGGGACGTGAGCCTGACGTTGTCGCCGGCCTTGGACTCCAGCGTGCTGAATATCCTGCCTGCGGTCGTCGACGAGGTGCGATCATTGCCCCAGGGGCAATGCTTGGTGCGGTTGCGGTGCGAACAGCAATGGCTGCTGGCGCGCTTGTCCAGCTATTCCCGGGACCGGTTGGGTCTGGCCCCGGGAAGCCGGGTCCATGCCCAGATCAAGGCCGCCGCGCTGGTGTAG
- the modB gene encoding molybdate ABC transporter permease subunit, protein MLAAGDTLALWVSVKLALITTVILLLLCTPLAWWLARRFRPGQALLEALLALPLVLPPTVLGFYLLLFLGPDGPGGWLGPLLERPGLAFSFAGLVIGSVVYSLPFVLQPLKNAFAAIDKDILDMAAAAGAGPLDRFFSVVLPLARPGYLSAAVLGFAHTLGEFGVVLMIGGSIAGETRVASVALYEHVEAGDYASAQRLALVLVVMSLVLLWAVFRWQKKARGPL, encoded by the coding sequence ATGCTGGCGGCCGGCGACACTCTGGCGTTATGGGTGAGTGTCAAACTGGCGCTGATCACCACTGTGATCCTGTTGCTGCTGTGCACGCCGCTGGCCTGGTGGCTGGCCCGCCGCTTCCGGCCCGGCCAGGCCCTGCTGGAAGCGCTGCTGGCGTTGCCGCTGGTGCTGCCGCCCACGGTGCTGGGCTTTTACCTGTTGCTGTTTCTTGGCCCGGACGGTCCCGGCGGTTGGCTTGGTCCCCTGCTGGAGCGGCCGGGACTGGCGTTCTCCTTTGCCGGTCTGGTGATCGGCTCGGTGGTTTATTCACTGCCGTTCGTGCTGCAGCCGTTAAAGAACGCTTTCGCCGCCATCGACAAGGATATCCTGGACATGGCCGCCGCCGCCGGCGCTGGCCCTCTTGATCGGTTCTTCTCCGTGGTGCTGCCACTGGCGCGCCCTGGTTATCTGTCCGCCGCGGTGCTTGGCTTCGCCCATACGCTTGGGGAATTCGGTGTGGTGCTGATGATCGGCGGCAGCATCGCCGGCGAGACCCGGGTCGCCTCGGTGGCGCTGTATGAGCACGTGGAGGCCGGTGATTACGCCAGTGCCCAGCGTCTGGCGCTGGTGTTGGTGGTGATGTCGCTGGTGCTGCTGTGGGCGGTGTTCCGCTGGCAGAAGAAGGCGCGGGGGCCGCTATGA
- the gstA gene encoding glutathione transferase GstA, translated as MKLYDAPRTCSLSPHIVLHELALPFERILVDNRTKKTADGRDFLTINPKGYVAALELDDGRVLTEGAVIVQYLADLRPEQGLAPPAATWERVRLQEWLNFVTCEIHAGLAPLFNRALAETAGGHFVERLRRRLDYLQPILAERRYLMESGYSVADIYLFTVLRWCPLFSIDLNPWPALKRYLERVGERPAVRAALRGEAAS; from the coding sequence ATGAAGCTCTATGACGCCCCGCGTACCTGTTCCTTGTCGCCGCACATCGTATTGCACGAGCTGGCGCTGCCGTTTGAACGGATTCTGGTGGATAACCGCACCAAGAAAACCGCCGATGGCCGCGACTTCCTCACCATCAATCCCAAGGGCTATGTTGCCGCCCTGGAACTGGACGATGGGCGGGTGCTGACTGAAGGCGCGGTGATCGTCCAGTACCTGGCGGATCTGCGACCAGAGCAGGGGCTGGCACCGCCGGCCGCTACCTGGGAGCGGGTGCGATTGCAGGAATGGCTCAACTTTGTCACCTGTGAAATCCATGCCGGCCTGGCGCCGTTATTCAACAGGGCATTAGCGGAGACCGCGGGAGGGCATTTCGTCGAGCGGCTGCGCCGGCGTCTGGATTATCTGCAGCCGATTCTGGCGGAACGTCGTTATCTGATGGAAAGCGGTTACAGCGTTGCCGATATCTATTTGTTCACGGTGTTGCGCTGGTGCCCGCTTTTTTCCATCGACCTGAATCCCTGGCCGGCGCTGAAACGGTACCTGGAACGTGTCGGTGAACGCCCGGCGGTGCGGGCGGCACTGCGGGGGGAAGCCGCTTCATAG
- a CDS encoding BolA family protein, translated as MSVAQAIERKIRDAMPVVQVTVENESHRHNVPANSETHFKLTVVSESFSGKMPVRRHQAIYAVLSEELAGPVHALALHLFTPEEWNARNGEVAASPDCRGGSKHDPEFTR; from the coding sequence ATGAGCGTGGCTCAAGCCATTGAGCGCAAAATCCGCGACGCCATGCCGGTCGTCCAGGTCACGGTGGAGAACGAAAGCCACCGCCACAACGTGCCGGCCAACTCGGAAACCCACTTCAAACTGACGGTGGTGTCCGAGTCGTTCTCCGGCAAGATGCCGGTGCGTCGTCATCAGGCGATCTACGCGGTGCTGTCCGAGGAATTGGCCGGTCCGGTGCATGCACTGGCCCTGCATTTGTTCACCCCTGAGGAATGGAACGCCCGCAATGGCGAGGTGGCGGCCTCGCCGGATTGCCGTGGCGGCAGCAAACATGATCCGGAGTTCACTCGATGA
- a CDS encoding GMC oxidoreductase, with translation METVATLIIGSGFGGSVMACRLAERGEQVVVLERGRRWQSRDYPSVSQDNWLWDEDEPEHQNGWLDFRYFGDMSIAMGAGVGGGSLIYANVSLDARPEMFEQGWPEAIRYPQLSRHYHTVGQMMGVQSLPDNQWTPRTRLMHEAAEKLGHGGRFKVVPQAIQFDPDWHAGLDDAYDYRHSKTWTNAHGREQGTCVHCGNCDLGCPVSAKNTLDLNYLARAEQHGADIRPLHHVRWIRPLEDGRYEVGVRDLLAGTWRRYRANRVIVAAGSVGSTELLLRCRDQYRTLPKLSRALGRNWSCNGDFFTPALYSDREIAPTRGPTITSAIDYLDGSDNGARYLVEDGGLPDLLGNLLEHTARHPRLARTRLGAAMLEYGEDSNPFLRMMPWFGQAVDDPGGRFRLGRRWYAPWKKDRLRLKWDYRKAEKAVQALADRHLALTEATGGRGMTPATWKWFKNLVTPHPLGGCGMADDPKQGVVDHSGAVFHYPGLYVVDGAMVPRALGLNPSKTIAALAEYAATRMPD, from the coding sequence ATGGAAACAGTGGCGACACTGATTATCGGCAGTGGGTTCGGCGGGTCGGTGATGGCCTGCCGGCTGGCGGAACGCGGGGAACAGGTGGTGGTGCTGGAGCGGGGACGCCGCTGGCAATCGCGGGACTACCCCAGCGTCAGCCAGGACAACTGGTTATGGGATGAGGACGAGCCCGAGCATCAGAATGGCTGGCTCGACTTCCGCTACTTCGGCGACATGAGCATCGCCATGGGCGCGGGCGTGGGCGGCGGTTCGCTGATCTATGCCAACGTCAGCCTGGATGCCCGGCCGGAGATGTTCGAACAGGGGTGGCCGGAAGCCATTCGCTACCCGCAATTGAGCCGCCATTACCACACCGTCGGTCAAATGATGGGGGTGCAATCGCTGCCGGACAATCAATGGACACCGCGTACCCGCCTGATGCACGAAGCGGCGGAAAAGCTCGGCCACGGTGGCCGTTTCAAAGTGGTGCCGCAAGCGATCCAGTTCGATCCGGACTGGCATGCCGGCCTCGATGACGCCTACGACTATCGCCACAGTAAAACCTGGACCAACGCCCACGGCCGTGAGCAGGGTACCTGCGTGCATTGCGGCAATTGCGATCTGGGATGCCCGGTGAGCGCCAAGAACACCCTGGATTTGAACTATCTGGCGCGGGCCGAGCAGCACGGCGCCGATATCCGCCCGTTGCACCATGTGCGCTGGATACGCCCGCTGGAGGATGGGCGTTACGAGGTGGGCGTGCGTGATCTGCTGGCCGGTACCTGGCGCCGCTACCGCGCCAACCGGGTGATCGTCGCCGCCGGCAGTGTCGGTTCCACCGAGTTGCTGCTGCGTTGCCGCGATCAGTACCGCACCTTGCCGAAGCTGAGCCGGGCGTTGGGACGAAATTGGAGTTGCAACGGCGACTTCTTCACGCCGGCGCTCTATTCCGATCGCGAGATCGCGCCGACCCGCGGCCCCACCATCACCAGCGCCATCGATTACCTGGACGGCAGCGACAATGGCGCCCGCTACCTGGTGGAGGACGGCGGTTTACCGGACCTGCTGGGTAACCTGCTGGAGCACACCGCCCGGCACCCGCGGCTGGCCCGCACCCGCCTTGGCGCGGCGATGCTGGAATATGGCGAGGACAGTAACCCGTTCCTGCGCATGATGCCGTGGTTCGGCCAGGCCGTGGACGACCCCGGCGGCCGTTTCCGCCTGGGCCGGCGCTGGTACGCGCCCTGGAAAAAGGACCGGCTGCGGCTGAAATGGGATTACCGCAAGGCGGAAAAAGCGGTGCAGGCGCTGGCCGACCGCCACCTGGCGTTGACCGAAGCCACCGGCGGGCGGGGCATGACGCCGGCCACCTGGAAGTGGTTCAAGAATCTGGTGACCCCCCATCCGCTGGGTGGCTGCGGTATGGCCGACGACCCCAAGCAGGGGGTGGTGGATCACAGCGGCGCGGTATTCCACTATCCCGGCCTATACGTGGTGGACGGTGCCATGGTGCCCCGTGCCCTGGGATTGAACCCGTCCAAGACCATCGCCGCCCTGGCCGAGTACGCCGCCACGCGAATGCCGGATTAA
- a CDS encoding LysR family transcriptional regulator, which yields MMNLSHWRLMVAVADTGNITHAAEQSGMTQSAASQAITRLESTLGLALFVRSRQQVRVTALGEPMLEHARAMLAHLDAIRALVDDSHGLRHGRLRLGSFPSVISTLLPPMLRDFQLRHPGIEVVSLEGTDEEVEAWLADDAIDLGVVLNPAPGRQALLLGGDAWVALVPGTHELARRATSRGITLAELAAQPFILATGGCKVNGHSLARQAGLELADVRVTVRDWASACALVREGMGVSLVPESSLPDNLRGLRHFPLDPGIRREFGLVCSARGQTSPAAQALREHLAAAI from the coding sequence ATGATGAACCTCAGCCATTGGCGCCTGATGGTGGCGGTCGCCGACACCGGCAACATCACCCACGCCGCCGAACAGTCGGGCATGACCCAGTCCGCCGCCAGCCAGGCCATCACCCGGCTGGAATCGACGCTCGGCCTGGCGCTGTTCGTCCGTTCCCGACAGCAGGTTCGGGTTACCGCCCTGGGGGAACCGATGCTGGAGCATGCCCGCGCCATGCTGGCCCATCTGGACGCGATCCGCGCGCTGGTCGATGACAGCCACGGCCTGCGTCATGGGCGTCTCCGCCTGGGCAGTTTTCCTTCGGTCATCTCGACGCTGTTGCCACCCATGCTGCGTGATTTCCAGCTGCGCCACCCCGGCATCGAGGTGGTTTCCCTGGAAGGCACCGATGAGGAAGTGGAAGCCTGGTTGGCGGACGACGCCATTGACCTGGGGGTCGTGTTAAATCCCGCCCCCGGGCGTCAGGCGCTGCTGCTCGGCGGTGATGCCTGGGTCGCGCTGGTTCCCGGCACCCATGAACTTGCCCGCCGCGCCACCTCGCGGGGCATCACGCTGGCGGAGCTGGCGGCACAGCCATTTATTCTCGCCACCGGCGGTTGCAAGGTGAACGGGCACAGCCTGGCCCGCCAGGCCGGTCTTGAGTTGGCCGATGTGCGCGTCACCGTGCGGGACTGGGCAAGCGCCTGTGCGCTGGTTCGCGAAGGCATGGGGGTTTCCCTGGTGCCGGAATCCAGCCTGCCCGACAACCTGCGTGGACTGCGGCATTTCCCCCTGGATCCTGGAATCCGGCGGGAGTTCGGCCTGGTCTGCTCGGCACGGGGACAAACGTCGCCAGCCGCGCAGGCACTCCGGGAGCATCTGGCCGCCGCGATCTGA
- a CDS encoding carboxylesterase/lipase family protein has protein sequence MANEQTVTLSQGRYQGVAGEGVHEFRGVPYALPPLGERRFKAPQPLPDSDQAQRADRYPLPSLQRRNPLMGVEESGEDCLYLNIWAPEGEGPFPVMLWYHGGGYTAGSVSQMLYNGAALARNGKVVVVNAAYRLGAHGFADFASVLPGADSNLGLRDQIAALEWVNRHIEAFGGRADQVTIFGESAGGFSVASLMAAPRARPLFQRAIIQSGGADFVLSPEESRRVTEAFLAALPGEGDVADRLRQADGDAWLAAQGEALRTSVARGLRDSTPQFGMNFLPMVDGDLLPQVPIQAMADGVCADIELLAGVCRDEWNFFQYSGPLAGFPTVEQMRAMDEAEIQRRFERAAPGNGQRLFDYYRAHVTPHPQRSNMDWFSAMESDRLFRVPTLRLLDAQSSRQPRTWGFQFTWPSTQFGIPMGACHVVDVPFVFGITDTPVGQYFTGGGEQPKQLASRVQQVWSDFSHGRGADWAAWSENRQVHQFGPGDSETALLDQEGEALWEAVIPRPETAK, from the coding sequence GTGGCGAATGAACAGACCGTGACCCTGTCGCAGGGCCGCTATCAGGGCGTAGCGGGGGAGGGTGTCCACGAATTCCGGGGCGTGCCTTATGCATTGCCACCGCTGGGCGAACGCCGCTTCAAGGCGCCCCAGCCGCTGCCCGACAGTGATCAGGCACAGCGGGCCGATCGCTATCCGTTGCCTTCCCTGCAGCGCCGCAACCCGCTGATGGGCGTGGAGGAATCCGGTGAGGACTGCCTGTATCTGAACATCTGGGCCCCCGAAGGCGAAGGGCCCTTTCCGGTGATGCTGTGGTATCACGGTGGCGGTTACACCGCCGGATCGGTATCGCAGATGCTGTATAACGGCGCCGCGCTGGCCCGGAATGGCAAGGTGGTGGTGGTCAACGCCGCCTATCGGCTGGGCGCCCATGGCTTCGCCGATTTCGCTTCAGTATTGCCGGGCGCGGACAGCAACCTGGGCTTGCGTGATCAGATCGCCGCGCTGGAATGGGTGAATCGTCACATCGAAGCGTTCGGCGGCCGGGCCGACCAGGTGACCATTTTCGGCGAATCCGCCGGCGGTTTCAGCGTCGCCTCGCTGATGGCGGCGCCACGGGCGCGACCACTGTTCCAGCGCGCCATCATCCAGTCCGGCGGCGCCGATTTCGTGCTGTCGCCGGAGGAGTCGCGGCGCGTCACAGAGGCGTTTCTGGCGGCGTTACCCGGCGAGGGCGATGTCGCCGATCGTCTGCGGCAGGCCGACGGTGACGCCTGGCTGGCGGCACAGGGGGAGGCGCTGCGTACGTCGGTGGCGCGGGGATTGCGGGATTCCACACCCCAGTTCGGGATGAATTTCCTGCCGATGGTGGACGGCGACCTGCTGCCGCAGGTTCCGATCCAGGCCATGGCCGACGGCGTCTGCGCGGATATCGAACTGCTCGCCGGGGTGTGCCGGGACGAATGGAATTTCTTTCAATATTCCGGGCCGTTGGCTGGCTTCCCCACGGTGGAGCAAATGCGCGCCATGGATGAGGCCGAGATTCAGCGCCGCTTCGAACGTGCCGCACCGGGCAACGGCCAGCGCCTGTTCGACTATTATCGCGCCCACGTTACCCCGCACCCGCAGCGCAGCAATATGGACTGGTTTTCCGCCATGGAGAGCGACCGTCTGTTCCGGGTGCCGACTTTGCGTTTGCTGGACGCCCAGTCTTCCCGGCAGCCGCGCACCTGGGGGTTCCAGTTCACCTGGCCGAGCACCCAGTTCGGCATCCCCATGGGGGCCTGTCATGTGGTCGACGTGCCGTTCGTATTCGGCATTACCGATACCCCGGTGGGGCAGTATTTCACCGGTGGTGGCGAGCAGCCGAAACAACTGGCCAGCCGGGTGCAACAGGTGTGGAGCGACTTCTCCCATGGCCGTGGCGCTGACTGGGCTGCCTGGAGCGAAAACCGCCAGGTGCACCAGTTCGGGCCCGGCGACAGCGAAACCGCGCTGCTGGACCAGGAGGGCGAAGCCCTGTGGGAGGCGGTTATTCCACGCCCGGAGACTGCAAAATGA
- a CDS encoding class I SAM-dependent methyltransferase, which produces MSDALQSRDWANGRGGKWQAQLGAIEAMLKPVDRPLLDAMDLSRPGRIADIGCGGGGTSLAIAARAAAGSQVYGFDIAPELVASARERAAAADAPVLFEQSDVTVVDLPFPRFDQLVSRFGIMFFAEPAAAFARLADWLTPGGGFTFAVWGPADDNLWMDGARREVAAVMNLPEPDWRAPGPFRYGDPDPLLALLAAAGFSGLHVEEWRGRLPVGGGLAPEPAADFALSSFAISERLAEADEAQRQTARERLTKRFRAHVSNGEVWMGARVHLVSGRR; this is translated from the coding sequence ATGAGCGATGCATTGCAATCCCGGGATTGGGCCAATGGGCGAGGCGGTAAATGGCAGGCTCAGCTGGGCGCCATCGAAGCCATGCTCAAACCGGTGGACAGGCCCCTGCTGGACGCCATGGATCTGAGCCGGCCCGGCCGTATCGCCGATATCGGTTGCGGAGGAGGGGGCACCAGTCTGGCCATCGCGGCACGGGCGGCCGCCGGCAGCCAGGTGTATGGTTTCGATATCGCCCCGGAACTGGTGGCCAGTGCCCGTGAGCGTGCGGCCGCCGCGGACGCTCCGGTGCTCTTCGAGCAGTCCGATGTCACCGTTGTCGATCTTCCCTTCCCCCGGTTTGATCAACTGGTGTCCCGCTTTGGCATTATGTTCTTCGCTGAGCCGGCGGCGGCGTTCGCGCGATTGGCGGACTGGTTGACACCCGGCGGCGGTTTCACTTTTGCGGTCTGGGGACCGGCGGATGACAACCTGTGGATGGACGGGGCGCGCCGTGAGGTGGCCGCGGTGATGAATCTGCCGGAGCCGGACTGGCGGGCGCCGGGACCGTTTCGTTACGGCGATCCCGATCCGTTGCTGGCGCTGCTGGCGGCCGCCGGCTTCAGTGGCTTGCATGTGGAGGAATGGCGCGGGCGGTTGCCGGTGGGGGGCGGACTGGCGCCGGAACCGGCGGCGGATTTCGCCTTGTCCAGTTTCGCCATCTCGGAGCGTCTGGCGGAGGCGGATGAGGCCCAGCGCCAGACCGCCCGGGAACGGCTGACGAAGCGGTTCCGCGCCCATGTGAGCAACGGCGAAGTATGGATGGGCGCGCGGGTCCACCTGGTCAGCGGACGGCGCTGA
- the modA gene encoding molybdate ABC transporter substrate-binding protein, with amino-acid sequence MFRFACCALLMALPLLAWPEAPVRVAVAANFAGPMRQLVADYQSRHAGAEVAVSVGSTGKLYAQIRQGAPLDLFLAADEARPRQLEQQERIVAGSRRTYALGVLALWSREPGLALGAALLNGGELTPLALANARTAPYGGAAEAVLTTLALPDSVTLVRGENVGQTFQFIQSGAARAGFVALSQVREAGGSLWLPPAASYPPIRQQAVLLDDRPAARAFYDFLFSDAARQRIEAAGYRLETP; translated from the coding sequence ATGTTCCGCTTCGCCTGCTGTGCTTTGCTAATGGCGCTTCCGTTACTGGCGTGGCCGGAAGCGCCGGTGCGGGTGGCGGTGGCCGCCAATTTCGCTGGCCCCATGCGGCAGCTGGTGGCGGATTACCAGTCCCGGCATGCCGGGGCCGAGGTGGCCGTCAGTGTGGGTTCCACCGGCAAACTCTATGCGCAGATACGGCAGGGCGCGCCGCTGGACCTGTTCCTCGCCGCCGATGAGGCCCGCCCGCGTCAGTTGGAGCAGCAGGAACGGATTGTCGCCGGCAGCCGCCGCACCTATGCCCTGGGCGTGCTGGCACTGTGGAGCCGGGAGCCGGGGCTGGCGCTGGGGGCGGCGCTTTTGAATGGCGGTGAGCTGACGCCGCTGGCGCTGGCCAACGCCCGCACCGCGCCTTACGGCGGCGCCGCCGAGGCGGTGCTGACCACTCTGGCGTTGCCGGACTCCGTCACCCTGGTGCGTGGCGAGAACGTGGGGCAGACCTTTCAGTTTATCCAAAGCGGTGCCGCCCGGGCCGGGTTCGTTGCGCTGTCCCAGGTTCGGGAAGCCGGCGGCAGTCTCTGGCTGCCACCGGCGGCGTCCTATCCGCCGATTCGCCAACAGGCGGTGCTGCTGGATGACCGGCCGGCGGCTCGCGCCTTCTATGATTTCCTGTTCAGTGACGCCGCCCGGCAACGGATCGAAGCGGCGGGATATCGGCTGGAGACGCCTTGA
- a CDS encoding prolipoprotein diacylglyceryl transferase: MDADLFVLALAVLFALSYRILFRALPRERWQFVACLPLAKNRDGTWRTLNLTYYGLFTGLAGGFGVAAFVLLTAASGVPLGIALGLTAGILAVCLPAAKLIATVVEKNRHGFTVGGASFVGILLAPLLLWGADELSRQWWQQPLPVMPLLAAMTIAYVLGEGVGRLACISFGCCYGKSLEQAPAWARRCFAGLHHVFHGFTKKIAFAGNMEAVRVVPIQALTCVFYTLLALVGMALYFHGLYAIAFALTLTGGQLWRVYSEFLRADFRGGKRFTVYQTMASLAALYGLLISLLLPGGDTAMPVLSAGLTTLWQPGMILCLQLVTVGMFLFSGTSTITTGELRFGLAPDWRGQAGCDSEAEPPLATPARRP, encoded by the coding sequence ATGGACGCGGATCTCTTTGTGCTCGCCCTGGCGGTACTGTTCGCACTGAGCTATCGGATACTGTTCCGGGCACTGCCACGGGAACGCTGGCAATTCGTTGCCTGCCTGCCATTGGCGAAAAACCGTGACGGCACCTGGCGCACGCTGAATCTCACTTATTACGGACTGTTCACCGGTCTGGCCGGCGGCTTCGGCGTGGCCGCGTTCGTCTTGCTTACCGCCGCCTCCGGTGTCCCTCTGGGCATCGCCCTGGGACTCACCGCCGGCATTCTGGCGGTGTGTCTGCCGGCGGCCAAGCTGATCGCCACGGTGGTGGAAAAGAATCGCCACGGCTTTACCGTGGGCGGTGCCAGTTTCGTCGGTATCCTGCTGGCGCCGCTGTTACTGTGGGGCGCCGATGAATTATCCCGGCAATGGTGGCAACAGCCGTTGCCGGTGATGCCGCTGCTGGCCGCCATGACCATCGCTTATGTGCTTGGCGAGGGGGTTGGCCGGCTTGCCTGTATCAGTTTTGGCTGCTGTTACGGCAAATCACTGGAGCAGGCGCCGGCCTGGGCCCGGCGTTGCTTCGCCGGCTTGCACCATGTCTTTCACGGCTTCACCAAGAAGATTGCCTTCGCCGGGAACATGGAAGCGGTGCGGGTGGTTCCGATCCAGGCCCTCACTTGTGTGTTCTACACTCTGCTGGCGCTGGTGGGCATGGCCTTATACTTCCACGGACTGTACGCCATCGCCTTCGCTCTGACGCTGACCGGCGGACAATTGTGGCGGGTGTACTCGGAGTTTTTACGGGCGGATTTCCGCGGTGGCAAGCGCTTTACCGTTTACCAGACCATGGCCAGTCTGGCGGCGCTCTACGGTCTGCTGATCAGCCTGCTGCTACCGGGCGGCGACACCGCCATGCCGGTCTTGAGCGCCGGTCTGACCACCCTGTGGCAACCGGGCATGATTCTCTGTCTGCAGTTGGTGACGGTGGGCATGTTCCTGTTCTCCGGCACCAGCACCATCACCACCGGGGAACTGCGTTTCGGTCTGGCGCCGGACTGGCGCGGGCAGGCCGGTTGCGATAGCGAGGCCGAGCCACCGCTGGCTACACCAGCGCGGCGGCCTTGA